CGCTATTGGAAAAACCATAGAATATTACATTAAACAGTCTGTTCAAAATAAAACCGTCCTCGTCTTTTCAAAGAAAAACATGCTAATCCAGGACGAATTAGTCTATAAAAAGAATACAACCAATGGTATTTTAAAACTGGTTCACCACGATTCTAACGGAAAGATTATTTTAATTACCAAGAATAAAAAAAATCTGGCAACTATAGAAAGTATAATATACAAGATTGATCCGGATGCTACAATCTCAGTGTTAGAATCGAATAGTTGAATAATCAAGAACGCTTCTGAAAGTATTTAGAAGCGTTTTTTCTTCTGAAAATAATTGGTCTCAAATCTATTGTTGGATAATATATAAAATAGAGTATCTTAGATATTCAGAATGAGAAAACTAACGTACGTTTTTAATTAAATCTAACAGAATGATTACTTTACTGCTTCTTCTAGGCCTTGCACTAATAATTGCTTTAGTAATGGTGAGTGTTTTTAACCGATTTGCAAAAAATAGAAATCTGGTTAAAGATGCATGGAGTAACATTGACGTGGCTCTTAAGCGCAGATATGATCTTATACCAAATCTCGTTGAAACCGTAAAAGGCTATGCCTCTCATGAAAAATCTACTCTCGAAAACGTAATAAATGCCCGAAATGCCGCAATGCAAGTGCCGCAAGACGATATTAATGCTAAAATCAAAGCCGAAAATCAGTTACAACAAACCCTTAGAAGTATTTTTGCACTCGGCGAAGCATATCCCGAGCTAAAGGCTAACGTAAACTATCTGGATTTGCAGGCAAAATTAAACGAAATTGAAGAAAACCTGGAACGCAGCCGACGCTATTACAACGGTTCGGTACGTGAAAACAATACGTACGGCGAAAGCTTTCCCGGAGTCCTTTTTATAGGTGTGTTTAAGTATCAACATTTCGATTTCTTTGAAACCGATCAAGCAAGCAGAGAAAATGTAAAAGTGGATTTTTCTTAAATAAAGCATACAACTCCTCAACATAATTTTAGCAAAAAGCAGCTATCCCCGGCGAATAATAAGGATTAACAGATTAATTTTTATATGCTGATGAAAAATACGATGCTAGTGATTGCTCTTTTTTGGGCGATATGCACAGGATTTGCTCAAGACTTTAGAGTAGACTATTACAAGGTAGATATTCATTTAAGTGAAGAAGGTTATTTCGATGTAGTCGAAAACTACGACCTCTATTTTCAAATTCCAAAACACGGAATTTATCGCACCATCCAAACTAACTATGATTTACTTACTTCCGATGGTAATCAGGAAAAGCGGAAGATAAAAATCAGCAATATTGAAGTTCCGGGCTATCACTTCGAATCACCCTTCGATTTTGTTCAAAAGATGAGCGATAATCTCGAGATAAAAATTGGAGATGCCAATATCACCCTAATGGGGCCCCAACATTACGAGATTAAGTACAGGGTACACAATGCGTTTTTATTTGAAGAAGATGGAATTCATTTTTATTGGAACATAAAACCCGACGGGTGGTGGGCTAATTTTAATAAGATTGATTTTACAATTCACCTTCCCGAAAATCATTCTGCCAATAGAGAAAATTTTTACGTTTATTCCGGAATCACCGGAACCACCACTATTGCACAAGACATCGAAGTGACATATGACAATGGCGTGTTTGAAGGAAAGAGCTTGAATAATTTTGTTTCCTATCCCGGACAGAGTGTTACGGTTCTGTTTACACTGCCTCCTGGCTCAATTAAAGAAATTAAACCTTTTTGGCCATTTTGGACAAACTACGGATATGTATTCATTATTGGTTTCTTGATAATGTGTTTTTATATCATCTGGAAAAAATTTGGCAAGGATGATAGGGTGATTGGAGTAACTAGTTACTATCCCCCAAGAACATCGACCCAGCAATGGCCGGT
This genomic stretch from Ulvibacter sp. MAR_2010_11 harbors:
- a CDS encoding LemA family protein yields the protein MITLLLLLGLALIIALVMVSVFNRFAKNRNLVKDAWSNIDVALKRRYDLIPNLVETVKGYASHEKSTLENVINARNAAMQVPQDDINAKIKAENQLQQTLRSIFALGEAYPELKANVNYLDLQAKLNEIEENLERSRRYYNGSVRENNTYGESFPGVLFIGVFKYQHFDFFETDQASRENVKVDFS
- a CDS encoding DUF2207 domain-containing protein is translated as MIALFWAICTGFAQDFRVDYYKVDIHLSEEGYFDVVENYDLYFQIPKHGIYRTIQTNYDLLTSDGNQEKRKIKISNIEVPGYHFESPFDFVQKMSDNLEIKIGDANITLMGPQHYEIKYRVHNAFLFEEDGIHFYWNIKPDGWWANFNKIDFTIHLPENHSANRENFYVYSGITGTTTIAQDIEVTYDNGVFEGKSLNNFVSYPGQSVTVLFTLPPGSIKEIKPFWPFWTNYGYVFIIGFLIMCFYIIWKKFGKDDRVIGVTSYYPPRTSTQQWPVS